One window of the Camarhynchus parvulus chromosome 2, STF_HiC, whole genome shotgun sequence genome contains the following:
- the GPNMB gene encoding transmembrane glycoprotein NMB — translation MGAARPLALLLLLLLAQGLLCAAATRFQDVLNHGSTSPVTSYKKLQGWSSDQNKWDEKLYPFWEDGDPRWKDCWKGGRVTAKLDSDSPALVGSNVSFVVTLQFPKCQTEDNDGNIVYRSNCTRDPPASMDQQVYVYNWTEWTDSCGWENCASNHSHNVFPDGHPFPHHPGWRRRNFVYVFHTFGQYYETTGRSSAKFSVNTANITLGEHGMAVSIYRRGHSGFVPVARAKTTYFVTDKIPVIVSMFQKHDRNISDSIFIKDSPITFDVKIHDPSYYLNNSAISYKWNFGDGSGLFVASGSSTSHTYTLQGNFTLNLTVQAIIPVPCRPVTPTAPPPTSAVTTGPSSDSDSSPTVESVEDNPDGGCHIYRNGYYGSSIDVVEGILEVNIIQMTSIQMTESQAENSLVDFVVTCQGSLPTDVCTVVSDPTCQVSKSMVCDPIVVTDECLLTIRRAFEEPGTYCINITLGDDTSQALASALISVNGGASSGTTEGVFIFLGLLAVFATIGAFVLYKRYKQYKPIERSAEQTQKQEGFTAYFSTFKAIFFPNSTERNPLLKSKPGIV, via the exons ATGGGCGCTGCTCGGCCCCTcgcactgctgctgctgctgctgctggcccaggggctgctctgcgCTGCCGCCACAC GGTTTCAAGATGTGTTGAACCATGGAAGCACTTCTCCTGTGACATCCTACAAGAAGCTACAAGGCTGGTCTAGTGATCAAAATAAATGGGATGAAAAACTTTATCCTTTCTGGGAAGACGGAGATCCCAGATGGAAGGACTGCTGGAAAG gtgGAAGGGTGACAGCCAAACTGGACAGTGACAGCCCAGCACTGGTAGGATCCAACGTGAGCTTTGTGGTGACTCTCCAGTTTCCCAAGTGCCAGACAGAAGATAATGATGGCAACATTGTATACAGGAGCAACTGTACCCGGG ATCCTCCAGCTTCCATGGATCAGCAAGTCTATGTCTACAACTGGACTGAATGGACTGACAGCTGTGGCTGGGAAAACTGTGCAAGCAACCACAGCCACAATGTATTCCCAGATGGACATCCTTTCCCTCACCacccaggctggaggagaaggaactTTGTCTATGTGTTTCACACTTTTG GTCAGTATTATGAAACAACGGGACGATCTTCAGCGAAGTTTTCAGTGAACACAGCAAATATCACCCTTGGTGAACACGGGATGGCAGTGTCAATTTACAGGAGAGGGCACTCAGGATTCGTTCCGGTTGCGAGAGCAAAAACCACCTACTTTGTGACAG ACAAAATTCCAGTAATTGTGAGTATGTTCCAAAAACATGACCGCAACATCTCAGACTCCATTTTCATCAAAGACTCACCAATTACGTTTGATGTGAAGATCCATGATCCCAGCTACTATCTGAATAATTCTGCCATCTCCTACAAGTGGAACTTTGGAGATGGAAGTGGCTTATTTGTAGCCAGTGGTTCTAGTACATCTCACACCTACACTCTGCAAGGAAACTTCACTCTGAATTTAACTGTCCAAGCCATTATACCTGTACCTTGCAGGCCAGTAACACCCACTGCACCACCGCCCACCTCAGCAG TTACAACTGGACCATCTTCTGATTCTGACTCTTCTCCCACTGTGGAGTCAGTGGAGGACAATCCTGATGGAGGCTGCCATATTTACAGAAATGGATACTATGGAAGCAGTATTGATGTTGTAG AGGGAATCCTCGAGGTAAATATTATTCAGATGACAAGCATCCAGATGACAGAAAGTCAAGCTGAAAACTCACTGGTTGACTTCGTTGTTACCTGCCAAGGGAG TCTCCCCACAGATGTCTGCACTGTGGTTTCTGACCCCACGTGCCAGGTGTCCAAGAGCATGGTGTGTGACCCTATCGTCGTCACGGATGAGTGTTTACTCACCATAAGGAGAGCTTTTGAGGAACCTGGGACCTACTGCATAAACATCACCCTGGGTGATGACACAAGCCAAGCCCTTGCCAGTGCCCTGATCTCTGTAAATGGAG GAGCATCATCTGGAACAACAGAAGGTGTCTTTATCTTCCTTGGCTTGTTGGCAGTGTTTGCTACCATTGGGGCATTTGTCCTTTACAA GAGATACAAGCAATACAAACCTATTGAGAGGAGTGCAGAACAAACACAGAAGCAGGAGGGATTTACTGCTTACTTCAGCACTTTCAAAgccattttcttccctaatagCACTGAGAGAAATCCTCTGCTGAAGAGTAAACCCGGCATTGTTTAA